In one Hymenobacter sp. DG25B genomic region, the following are encoded:
- a CDS encoding DUF2459 domain-containing protein → MTAALAFLLYLLTGTAVPRNHQFRETPTGIPVYVVSNGFHTEIIVPLREPRTQQDWLQTLQDTSLSQQFGHYQYISFGWGNEGFYRASYGGRFPGPGIILRALLPAPTLTHVTFYSGAPQTARRVIGLRISEAEYRRLCARLRMAFAAAATAPPVRSTAPGYTGQDVFFQGSGRYHAFHTCNDWTNRTLSQAGVRAAWKAPFAFSVLYQLRRAKHRAP, encoded by the coding sequence ATGACGGCGGCCCTGGCTTTCCTGCTTTATCTGCTGACGGGCACCGCAGTACCGCGCAACCACCAGTTCCGGGAAACGCCCACGGGCATCCCGGTTTATGTGGTATCCAATGGCTTTCATACCGAGATTATTGTACCGCTGCGCGAGCCCCGTACCCAACAGGACTGGCTGCAGACTTTGCAGGATACCAGTTTAAGTCAGCAGTTTGGCCACTACCAGTATATCAGCTTTGGCTGGGGAAACGAAGGCTTTTACCGCGCCTCCTACGGTGGCCGCTTTCCCGGACCGGGAATTATCCTGCGCGCCCTGCTGCCAGCCCCCACGCTGACCCATGTCACTTTCTATTCTGGTGCGCCGCAAACTGCCCGGCGGGTGATAGGTCTGCGCATTTCGGAGGCAGAATACCGCCGGTTGTGCGCCCGGCTGCGGATGGCCTTTGCCGCAGCTGCTACCGCCCCGCCCGTGCGCAGCACCGCGCCGGGTTATACCGGCCAGGATGTTTTCTTTCAGGGCAGCGGCCGCTACCATGCTTTCCATACCTGTAACGACTGGACCAACCGCACCCTCAGCCAGGCCGGAGTACGGGCGGCCTGGAAAGCACCCTTCGCCTTTTCAGTGCTGTATCAGCTGCGGCGGGCAAAGCACCGGGCACCTTAG
- a CDS encoding carboxypeptidase-like regulatory domain-containing protein, translated as MKTSFLNRISLGVILALTGLQVSAVTFYNGKVTGVIRDAETNEPIPSATVAILRAEDNALIRTVTTHADGSFAVDKVPFGKYKVTTTVLGFRQHNPAFVVNGITTRIAMGNVALQPVYASQFRKDAHVKAAAVAAKAPVLTRQGS; from the coding sequence ATGAAAACCTCCTTTTTGAACCGCATTTCTTTGGGCGTCATCCTCGCACTTACCGGCCTTCAGGTATCGGCCGTTACATTTTACAATGGCAAAGTGACGGGTGTCATCCGGGATGCCGAGACCAACGAGCCTATTCCCAGTGCTACCGTAGCCATTCTGCGCGCCGAGGATAACGCCCTCATCCGTACGGTTACCACTCATGCCGATGGCTCTTTTGCCGTAGACAAGGTTCCGTTCGGCAAATACAAAGTCACCACTACGGTACTGGGCTTTCGCCAGCACAACCCCGCCTTTGTGGTGAATGGCATTACTACCCGAATTGCCATGGGTAACGTAGCCCTGCAGCCCGTGTATGCCAGCCAGTTCCGGAAAGATGCCCACGTGAAAGCCGCGGCAGTAGCTGCCAAAGCTCCGGTGCTGACCCGTCAGGGTTCTTAA
- a CDS encoding outer membrane beta-barrel family protein produces MKTQLLPGRALWCLGLLLMLFPLGLHAQNTGSISGKLMDQATKQSLPFVNVVLLRAQDSTLVTGAQTTEEGAFVLEKVALGRYMLRATVIGYQPIKRTIVLAAEAPALQLGTLALNPTVTQLKGVTVTGQKETVQNDLGKRVINVEKDLSSVGGTAVNVLQNVPSVAVDANGTISLRGSSNLTILIDGKPSGTSNGGTGSKLDQIPASRISQVEIITNPSAKYDASGAGVINIITKKERKNGINGQVGLVVGNGEKYTPTFSLNRRQGAANWNFSYNGRDQRYTDKSRGTQTALLPTGETVRTTQEGSGTERRINHSLSLGVEYDLNEEQNLSFSLSPSMEGERNLNKQTLTTAINSEQQPNQLGQQQVNVDVQVWNADASYRRTWKAHKGRELSSNAGWVKITADVPFTQRLSDAPSQRQEFDVNATIAYGTLDYVLPLADEKSRLETGLKMQTTWNDGGADQLTAPTDRPNDFVLNPARAIQYDFREVLPAAYVTYQRPLGKNYNVQGGLRAEYTNLTGAVQGGQGQVKLDYLSFFPSATLSRELGKEPGQNRLQLSYARRINRPNFMQQLPFQLFQDARNYRLGNPALRAEFSHNVELGQQLNLSNGTAITATLFGRFTDDVIQRIRSIDTTATRLNQAGIVTAETYRNVGRTTNLGAEMTWNQPLAKWWRVGLTGSIYRSQIASNASVDKQRNTLAGTLRLNNSFTVRPTLDVQLTGSWRSATLTAQGRQLAYGGLDLAVRQRLFQDRAALTLRVSDLFDTQVSRSEIDTETLQTTARYKNETRVGWLGFTWYIGATKPPKKIEQIQSGGGGFGG; encoded by the coding sequence ATGAAAACACAACTTCTCCCTGGCCGGGCACTTTGGTGCCTGGGGCTCCTGCTTATGCTCTTTCCGCTAGGGCTGCACGCTCAGAATACCGGCTCGATATCGGGCAAACTGATGGATCAGGCTACTAAGCAGTCATTGCCTTTTGTGAATGTGGTGCTGCTGCGGGCCCAGGATTCTACGCTGGTAACCGGGGCGCAAACCACCGAAGAGGGTGCCTTTGTGCTGGAGAAGGTTGCCCTGGGGCGCTATATGCTGCGCGCTACGGTTATCGGCTATCAGCCAATTAAGCGCACCATTGTGCTGGCCGCTGAGGCTCCGGCCCTGCAGCTGGGCACGCTGGCGCTCAACCCAACCGTAACTCAGCTGAAAGGCGTGACAGTAACGGGCCAGAAGGAAACCGTGCAGAACGATCTGGGCAAGCGCGTCATCAACGTGGAAAAAGACCTGAGCAGCGTGGGCGGCACCGCCGTAAATGTACTGCAAAACGTGCCTTCGGTGGCAGTAGATGCCAACGGCACCATCAGCCTGCGCGGCTCTTCCAACCTCACTATTCTCATTGATGGCAAACCCAGCGGCACCAGCAATGGCGGCACCGGCTCCAAGCTGGATCAGATACCGGCCTCACGCATTTCGCAGGTTGAAATCATCACCAACCCCTCGGCCAAGTATGATGCTTCCGGGGCGGGCGTGATTAATATCATCACCAAGAAAGAGCGCAAAAACGGCATCAACGGCCAGGTAGGGCTGGTAGTGGGCAACGGCGAGAAGTACACGCCCACTTTTAGCCTGAACCGCCGGCAGGGAGCGGCCAACTGGAACTTCAGCTACAACGGCCGCGACCAGCGCTACACAGATAAGTCGCGGGGCACGCAAACGGCTTTGCTGCCCACGGGCGAAACAGTGCGTACCACGCAGGAAGGCAGCGGTACGGAGCGGCGCATCAACCACTCCCTCAGCCTGGGCGTGGAGTATGATCTGAATGAGGAGCAGAACCTGAGCTTCAGCCTGTCGCCCTCCATGGAAGGCGAGCGAAACCTGAACAAGCAAACGTTGACCACGGCCATCAACAGCGAGCAGCAGCCTAATCAGCTGGGACAGCAGCAGGTAAATGTGGACGTGCAGGTATGGAATGCTGATGCCTCTTACCGCCGCACCTGGAAAGCGCACAAGGGCCGCGAGCTTTCCTCTAATGCCGGCTGGGTGAAGATTACGGCAGATGTTCCGTTCACGCAGCGCCTGAGCGACGCGCCTTCGCAGCGTCAGGAATTTGATGTGAATGCTACCATTGCCTACGGCACCTTGGACTACGTGCTGCCCCTGGCTGATGAGAAAAGCCGTCTGGAAACCGGTCTGAAGATGCAAACCACCTGGAACGATGGCGGCGCCGACCAGCTGACCGCCCCCACCGACCGCCCCAACGACTTCGTGCTAAACCCGGCCCGCGCCATTCAGTATGACTTCCGGGAAGTGCTGCCGGCCGCTTATGTCACTTACCAGCGCCCCCTGGGCAAAAACTATAACGTGCAGGGTGGCCTGCGGGCCGAGTACACCAATCTGACGGGTGCCGTGCAGGGCGGCCAGGGCCAGGTGAAGCTGGATTATCTCAGCTTTTTCCCCTCCGCCACGCTCAGCCGGGAGCTGGGCAAGGAGCCCGGCCAGAACCGCCTGCAGCTCAGCTACGCCCGCCGCATCAATCGGCCCAACTTTATGCAGCAGCTGCCCTTCCAGCTTTTCCAGGATGCCCGCAACTACCGCCTCGGTAACCCGGCGCTGCGCGCTGAGTTCAGCCATAACGTAGAGCTGGGCCAGCAGCTGAACCTAAGCAACGGCACAGCCATTACAGCCACTTTATTCGGCCGCTTCACGGATGATGTGATTCAGCGCATCCGCAGCATTGATACCACGGCCACACGCCTGAACCAGGCTGGCATTGTAACCGCGGAAACCTACCGCAACGTGGGCCGCACCACCAACCTGGGCGCCGAAATGACCTGGAACCAACCCTTGGCCAAATGGTGGCGCGTGGGCCTGACGGGCTCCATCTACCGCAGCCAGATTGCCAGCAATGCCTCCGTTGACAAGCAGCGCAATACCCTGGCGGGCACCCTGCGCCTGAACAACAGCTTTACCGTTCGTCCTACCCTGGATGTGCAGCTCACCGGCTCCTGGCGCTCGGCCACGCTCACGGCACAGGGTCGGCAGCTGGCGTATGGCGGCTTGGATCTGGCCGTGCGCCAGCGCCTGTTCCAGGACCGCGCCGCGCTGACGCTGCGCGTATCCGATTTGTTTGACACGCAGGTAAGCCGCTCGGAGATTGACACGGAAACGCTGCAAACCACGGCGCGCTATAAAAACGAAACCCGCGTGGGCTGGCTGGGCTTCACCTGGTACATAGGCGCTACTAAGCCCCCCAAGAAGATAGAGCAAATTCAGAGCGGTGGCGGCGGCTTTGGCGGCTAA
- a CDS encoding toxin-antitoxin system YwqK family antitoxin translates to MKLLAFAFLLMLSTTAVQAQKLRRIITYQDSSRQRIREVYSAAVGADTVMEGPYKRFYRSGKLEAQTRFTAGKRDSAYVEFFETGKPRLEVTYQQGQRQGPFKTYYKTGQLAQEGTYENDQPSGTLTYYHPNGEVKLKTTLAKGQPSGVVQELYPSGKPRSEITYVNGQASGPVKTYHPNGQLQSEATYRGGLLTGSYKTYYDNGQVETEVLTDKTGRGSYKSYYPSGKLRTEGTYVAAAQANRAVKNPLGDDMTKNTAALSTPTSNLDGPAKAYYESGAVKSKMNYRNGVLTGITQNFYPSGKLEQEIDYANQARDRKLTMYQEDGTVREEQQYKNGQPAGTWRTFYPGTKQVKTQVSYVNGRLSGEQLSYYPTGIVESRVTNENGHPTGLKQEYYASGKLKAESTYVKGLRLGAYKQLREDGTLEVTGSFRNDRETGIWSYFGPDGKTVKEKKTYRNGQVVTPGTK, encoded by the coding sequence ATGAAACTACTCGCCTTTGCTTTCCTGCTGATGCTCTCTACCACGGCAGTGCAGGCCCAGAAGCTCCGCCGAATTATCACCTATCAGGACTCGAGCCGCCAGCGCATCCGGGAGGTATACTCGGCGGCCGTAGGGGCCGATACCGTTATGGAAGGCCCATACAAGCGTTTTTACCGCTCGGGCAAGCTGGAGGCACAAACCCGCTTCACGGCCGGCAAGCGCGACAGTGCCTACGTGGAGTTCTTTGAAACCGGCAAGCCCCGGCTGGAGGTCACCTACCAGCAAGGCCAGCGGCAGGGACCTTTCAAAACCTATTACAAAACCGGGCAGCTGGCACAGGAAGGCACTTATGAGAACGACCAGCCCTCCGGCACGCTAACCTACTATCACCCCAACGGCGAGGTAAAGCTGAAAACTACGCTCGCCAAGGGCCAGCCCAGCGGCGTGGTGCAGGAGCTGTACCCCTCCGGCAAGCCCCGTTCGGAAATTACCTACGTCAATGGTCAAGCCAGCGGGCCGGTGAAAACCTACCACCCCAACGGCCAGCTGCAAAGTGAAGCTACTTACCGCGGGGGCCTGCTCACCGGCTCCTACAAAACTTATTATGACAATGGCCAGGTAGAAACGGAAGTGCTGACGGACAAAACGGGCCGGGGCTCTTATAAGAGCTACTACCCTTCCGGTAAACTGCGCACCGAGGGCACTTACGTAGCGGCCGCGCAGGCCAATCGGGCCGTGAAAAACCCGCTGGGCGATGATATGACCAAAAACACCGCGGCCCTCTCCACCCCTACCTCCAATCTGGATGGCCCGGCCAAGGCCTACTACGAAAGCGGGGCGGTGAAAAGCAAGATGAACTACCGCAACGGGGTGCTCACCGGCATTACCCAGAACTTCTACCCCTCCGGCAAGCTGGAGCAGGAAATAGATTACGCCAACCAGGCCCGCGACCGAAAGCTGACTATGTACCAGGAAGACGGCACAGTGCGCGAGGAGCAACAGTACAAGAACGGGCAGCCGGCCGGTACCTGGCGTACTTTCTACCCCGGCACCAAACAAGTAAAAACCCAGGTCAGCTATGTAAACGGGCGCCTGAGTGGTGAGCAGCTTTCTTATTACCCCACAGGTATCGTGGAAAGCCGGGTAACCAATGAAAACGGCCACCCCACGGGCCTGAAGCAGGAATACTATGCCTCAGGGAAGCTGAAAGCGGAATCCACCTACGTGAAAGGACTGCGCTTGGGCGCTTACAAACAGCTGCGCGAAGATGGCACCTTAGAAGTAACCGGCTCCTTCCGCAACGACCGGGAAACCGGGATTTGGAGTTATTTCGGACCGGATGGAAAAACAGTGAAGGAGAAGAAAACCTACCGCAACGGGCAGGTAGTAACTCCGGGCACCAAGTAA